The genomic region AAGAAATTAAATGAGTTCTTAATTTCTAATATAAGTAATGAAAAAACAACTGATTATAAAAAAGCATTATATATTTACTATTATTTAAGTATCAATTTTTCGGAATTAACAAAAGATGATGTTTTAAATTATTATTCTACATTTGAAAATATATTATTAAAACATCAAAATCTAAATAAGTTTAAAACTTTAAAAGGGATGCTATTAAATATATTAGGAATAAAACATGAGATTGATCAACCTGAAAAATCTATTATGTATTATAATAATGCCTTAAAGATATCGTTAGAGATTAATTATAAAAGGTTAACTCAAATAGTTTATGCTAATTTAGCTATATTATATAAAGCTTTAAACTCTAATCTATTTGATTATTATAATAATAAAGTTTTAGATATCGCAAAAGAAATTGGTGATTATTATACATATAATAGAACTTTAATTAATATTGCAGAAAATAAATTATATACTGGGGAAATAAATGAGTTTTTTAAATATATTAACTTAGCTGAAAATTCTTCCAAATTAAATAAAGATTATAATAGTTATCTTTTAGCCAATGATTTAAAAAATTACTACTATTTATATTCTAAAGATTATCAAAATTTATTAAGTAATTTAAGAAGAATAGAATTATATATTAAAAAGCATACATATTTAAAAGACTCATTTGATAGCATAAAAAATAATATTTTGATTTTAAAATCATTATTTGAAAAAGAAATAACTTTTAATAATAAATACTTAGAAATAATAGAAAAAGATGATTTTTTTAAGCATCTATACAATTTAGTGAAATTTGATGATGAGAAAATCATATATGAATCATTTTTATTTTTCAAAAATAATCCTCTAATATATCTTAAGGAAGAAATGGTAAATCTTGTTTCTTCAAAAATCGCAAAATATTCTTTTAAAAAAGAATTTGAAACTTGGGTATATGAACTAATTAATGAATTTAAAGATAAAAAATTATCATTGACGTTATTATATGAAGGGTTAGGTAAATTTTATTATGAAAAAAATGAGAAGTTTAAATCTCTAAAATATCTTAGAAAAGCTCAAAAAAATTATAATGAGCTTATAATGAAAAATAAATTTAAAGAAATTGGAGAATATTTATATAATAATTTTGGATTACCTTTTAATAAAGATACTATCTCAACTAACAATTTATTAGACAAACTAAATTTTTATGAAAAAATTAATGACTTAATTATAGAACTATTAAAATTAGATTCTCCTAAATATATTATAGATAAAATAGGTGAGTTTTTAAGAAATTCATTTCTGTTAGATAAAATCTTAATAAAAGTAATAACTAATAGCTTTGAAATTGAATACAATTTTAATTGTAAAAATGATAATATAATTGAAAAAGATATTTTCAGCTTAAATCCATTTATTATTTCATATATTTCTAATAATGATGATTATAAATATTATATTCATATATCCAATGAAAACATTGAATTAAACGCATTAGATATATCAAATATATTAGATAATATTATAATTTTAGAAGATGTCCTATATTCCATTTTAGATAAAATTACTCATTATGAACATAGTATCTCAGATCCTCTAACTAATGCTTATACAAGAAGATATATGGAAAATAAATTAAAAGAATTATATGGGTTATATGAAAGATATAATTTTGATTTTTCTATTATTCTAATTGATCTCGATGATTTTAAAAAAATAAATGATAGTTATGGTCATCAAAAGGGAGATATTGTTCTAATAGAATTAGTAAGATCGATAAAAAATAATTTAAGGGATTTCGATTTAATATGTAGATATGGTGGTGAAGAATTTTTAATCATACTACCTAATACTAGCCTTGAAGAAGCTAAAATTATTGCAAATAGATTATTAGTAGAAATAAACAAAGACTTATATTCTGCAACTAATCTTAACATAACATGTAGTATGGGATTATCCTCTATTTCAAAAATAAAAAATGAACCAAAAATTGATAATTTAATTAAAAATGCTGATGATGCACTGTACAAAGCAAAGAATTTAGGAAAAAATAGATTTGAAGTTATTTGAGAGGAGTTAAATTATGTTATTGGATCTACACTGTCATAGCAATTACTCAGATGGAACATTATCTCCTAGACAATTAATAAAAAAAGCAAAGAATTTAGGAATAAAATTATTTTCAATTGCCGATCATGATACAATAAAAGGGCAATTCGAAGCAATTAACTTCGCAAAAAGTATTAATTTAAATTATATTCCTGCAGTGGAAATAAATGCAGAGTTCCCTACTTTAATGGATATTTTGGGATATAATATAGATATTAACAATGATTTTTTTAATACATTTTTAGAAACTATATATAATAAAAGGATAGAAAGAAATAGATTAATGATTGAATTGTTAAAAAAAGAAGGTTTTAAAATAGATATTGAAGATTTAGAAGGTGTTTCACTAAATACTATTGGCAGACCACATATTGCAAGAATTCTTTTAAATAAAGGATATGGGACATCAATAAGTCAAATTATAGAAGATTATTTAACTCGTGGGAAAAAATGCTACATTGAACGATTTAAATTTTCTCCAAAGAAAACTATTAAAGCTATTAAAAAAGCTGGTGGAATGGCAGTATTAGCTCATCCAAAAAAACTTAGAATATCCAATAATCAATTAGAATCTTTGGTTAAAGAATTAAAGGATTATGGGTTAGATGGAATTGAATGTTTCCATTATTCTAGTGATCCTCATTATACAAATTATTTAATAGAGTTAGCTAGAAAAACTGGATTATTAATAACTGCAGGAAGTGACTTTCACGGATCTAATAAACCTTTTGTTTCTTTAGGTGTATATGTAGAAGATTTTGTAATACAAGATACTATTAATTATTTTGTAACAAATTATTTTAACTAATAAATTATTTTAGACGATATATTTATTAGAGATTAAATCATGGAGGGTTATACAAGAACGGATTCTTGGGGGTGAAATTATGGGAGACTTGAATAGAATAAGTGGCGATTTTACAAATTTTTTAGATTCCTTAAGTAAAGATAGTTCTAATAAGAATCCAGTAAAAGCTGCAGATTCAACGGAAAAATATAAAGGATCTAATGCTAATTTTAATCAACCAATAGATAATCAAAAACTATCTAAAACTATAGAAGAAAAATTGAACAACTTAAAAGAAATATTTAAAGGAGAAGTAAGATTCGAAGTTGACAACGATATCGATATGATTATTGTAAAGATAGTTGATAAGAATTCTAAAAAAATTATTAGACAGATTCCTTCAGAAACAGCAGTAAAAATGGCTGAAATGCTAGATAAATTAGAAGGTATTTTTCTTGACACTCGCGCATAGCGGAGGTGAATCAATATGAGCGAAAATAGTTATCTCGGATCCTTCCAATTTGGTGGGATCTCTAGTGGTTTAGATACAGCTTCTATTGTTGATCAACTAATGTCTTTAGAAAGAAGACCATTAGAAAGATTACAAAACGATTTTGAAACTTTACAATTAAAACAGAAAGCATGGGAAGAAGTAGATAGCAAGTTAAGTGATTTTTGGGATTTTTTAGCAACATTTAAACTAAAGAGTAATTTAATTCCAAAAAATGTTGAGGTAAGCGATGAAAACGTATTAAGAGCTACTGCATCTGCTTCATCTAGTAATACAAATTTCAAAGTTAAAGTAAATTCATTATCTTCTTCCACATCATTAACTCCAAATAATACATTAGGAGATATTCCAGATTTAACAACACAATTTTATAATTTAACTGGAAGAACTACCCCAGTAGCTGGAACATTTACTTTAAAAGCTTTAGATTCAAGTGGTAATGTTATTGAAAATTTTAATTTTTCTTTTTCTGGAACAGATACAATTCAAGATATTATAAATAAAATAAATACTTCAACTAACTTTACGGCATCTTTAAACAATGGAAAATTAAGAATAGAAGATAAAACAGGAAATGTTGATAATATATTACTAGGGGATTCTTCTGATACTAGTAATTTTGTTGATGTTTTTAATTTAAATGGGGCTGATTATAATGGAACATATATTGAAAGTACAGTTCATGTAGGTGCAATAAGCACTTCAAAAACTTTATCCGATATTAGTTCAGATGTATCTTCTGGAATTATTAGAATAAATGGAACAGAAATTACCGTTAGTTCATCAGATTCAATAAGCGATTTAATTGCAAGAATTAATTCTTCTAACGCAAATGTTGTTGCTTGGTATGACGAAAATGAAGATAAATTAATGATAAGAAATAAAGATGGGGGGCCACAATCAATTACTATAGAAGATGGAGATTCTTCTGGTGGTAATTTAACAAATGTTCTTGATGATTTATCTTGGATTGATACAAGCGGTAATTATTTAGGGACTATTAATCCTGGAAAAGCTGCAAATGTGGAATTTGATTTCGATGGAGATGGAGTTGCTGATTTAACAAAAACAACTTGGGGTAATACAATTGACTATAACGGTATTACTTTAAATCTTAAATCTATTTCAACCAATTGGGTGGATGTTCAAGTAACTCAAGATGCTGATGCTACATATGAAAAAATTACAGAATTTGTTGATAAATATAATGAAATTATTGGATATATATATGATAAGCTTAATGAAGATGCTGTTGAATCTAATAATGGTGAAACTCTATCCGAAGAAGATAAACTAAAAGGAATTTTAAAAGGAGATAGCAATTTAGAAGATATATTTTATAAACTGAGAGATATTGCATATGGAGTAGTTTCTTGGACTTCTGATGTTGATTCACAATATAACTCATTATACCAAATAGGAATTACTTCCGGTGATGCTGGAGGAACATATCAAAACACAATGAAAGGTATTTTGGATATTAACGAAGATAAATTAAAAGAAGCTATTCAAAACAACGCTGAAGAAGTATGGAAACTATTTGCATACGAAGATGATAATAACAAAGGTATTGCAATAAAATTTAAAGATTATATTTGGGAAACTACCAAATTTGGAGGAACAATTGACCAAATTTCTAGTAGTACTGGAACAATTGGTCTTGAAATGAGAGATATTGCAAAAAGAATGACATCTTTAATCGATCAACTTCAGAGAAAAGAAGCATATTATTGGCAAAAATTCTCTGCTATGGAACAATCAATATCAAATATTCAACAACAAGGTTCTTGGATCGCAAGTGCGTTTGCAAAATAAAATGGGTGGATTTATCCACCCATTTTTTCTATCATTTTTCTAGCATTATCCTCGTCTTTAATCATTTGTTTTATAAGATCTTTTTCAGAATTAAATTTAATTTCCTCTCTTAAAAAATCTAATACTTCTACCTCAACTATTTTATTGTATAAATCCCCAAAATAATCTAAGAAGTATATTTCTACTTTCGGCTTTTTTTTATCTTCATTAAATGTTGGTCTAATTCCTACACTCATTAAACCATAATATTTATAATTACTTCCTTTTACTCCGCCTTTTACAAGATATACTCCATATTTTGGATATAGCACCTCTTCTTTATACCTAATATCTATATTTGCTGTAGGGAATCCAAGTTTAAACCCAACATGTCTATCTTCATATACTGGGCCTTCTAACGTCCAATTTCTACCCAATAATTTATTTGCTTGTTTGATATTACCAGTTAATAATTCTCTTCTAATGAAAGTAGAACTAATTCTAATTTCAGAATTTTTTATATCACTTAGCACTTCAACAATGTAATTCTTTTTATGTTTTTCAGATAATAAATATGAAACATCACCTTTTTTACCTTTACCAAAAGTAAAATCCTTTCCACATACTATGGCTTTCATCCCATTGTTTAATAAAAAATCTAAATACTCACTATGAGATATATGAATTACATCTGGCAAATCAAAAATTTCTGTTTCAAATCCCATGTTTTTTAGAATTTCTGCCCTTTTGTATGAAGGCAATATTACTCCTTTAAATTCACCAAAATATTTTGTTGCTGGATATTTCATTATATAGGCTTTTGGAATAAACTCATGTTTTTTGGCAATATCAAGTGTTTTTTTCAATATTATCTGATGTCCTTTATGTACTCCATCAAATGTTCCTATAGTAATTGCATAATTCATTACTTAATCTCACCTCTAATAATGGTATTGTTAATCTTAATCAAAAAATAGTTGCGCCAGTTTATAATATTCAAATGGAACTAATTTTTTTGTTGCAACTCCATATTCAAGAGGAATAGATACTATTTGATTACCCTTTAAAGCTACCATTCTTCCAAAATCTCTATTTTTTACTAAGTTCATTGCTTCAACACCATATCTAGTACCTAATATTCTATCAAAGGCTGTTGGGGTTCCTCCTCTTAATAAGTGTCCAAGAACTACAGATCTTGTTTCATAACCTGTTTTTTGCTCAATTATTTCTGCTAAATAATGAGCTATTCCACCTAATTTAATATGTCCAAATGCGTCTACAGTTGACATATCTGCAACAACCTGTTCTAATTCTGTCGGTTTAAACCCTTCTGCTACAGCTATTATCATATATTTCTTTTCTTGCATTCTCTTGTTTACATAGTTAACTATTTCTGATATTGTCATTGGAAATTCAGGTATTAATATCAAATGAGCTCCTGCAGCCATTCCAGCCTCAATAGTTATCCATCCAGCTTCTCTACCCATTAATTCTACAACCATAACTCTTTTATGAGATTTAGCAGTAGAATGGAGCCTATCTATAGCATCAGCACCTACATTAACAGCTGTATGAAATCCAAATGTATAATCTGTATTAGAAACATCATTATCAATGGTTTTAGGAACTCCTACAACTGGATAACCCATACTAGATAACTTTGCCGCAACAGATAATGTATCATCGCCTCCAATTGCTATTAATGCATCTAATCCCATTTCCTTAAAATTTTTTTCAACTAACTCTTTTCCCTCTTCCGTTTTAAATGGGTTTACTCTAGCTGTACCTAAAATAGTACCTCCTAAAATATGAATTCCTTCTACATCATCTTTATCTAATTTCATCATTTCTTTTGTAAGCATACCATTCCATCCATTTAAAATACCATATGTTTCATATCCTTCACCAGCTGCATGCACAATCCCCCTAATAACAGCGTTTAAACCAGGACAATCTCCGCCACCTGTTAATATGCCTACTCGCATATTTCCCTCCCCTTTCTTAAAAATCATTAATAAAAATATATATAATTATTATACCAGATTTTTATAATATTACATAGAATTAAATCTATAACATTTATTAATATTTATATTTATTTATTATGTGAATAGTAATTTTATTGTAATTTTACTATATTTGTAGTATAATTATATTCGATAATTAAAAAGGAGGATTTTTATGAATGTACAAGTTATAAATTCTATTTTAGATGCTTTTTCAAAAACCTTTCAAATGGCAACAAACAATATGGATATAGAAATTCAAAAACCTTCTTTAGATAAGGGGGAAAATAGAACTTATGATGTTGTTGTAACTATCGGCTTTATTGGCGATATTAATGGAAATATTCATATTGGATTGGCTTCTGAAACAGCAAAAAAAATCGTTTCTCAAATGATGATGGGAATGCCTATTGAAAAATTAGATGAAATGAGTTTAAGTGCTTTAGGTGAATTAGGTAATATGATATCAGGTTCAATAGCTATTAGTTTAGAAAAATTAAATTATAAAATAAATATAACTCCACCATCTATAATGCATGGAAATAACATTATCTTTATTAAAGATGGCGTCTCTTTAAGATTCCCTATGAATATAGATAATAAATATTTAGAAGAATTTTTTGTTGTTTTAAAAAGCTGATATGAAAAAACAAAATATAGATATAAAGATTTTTGCACAATTAAATTTAATATTATTTTTTGCTTTAAATGTTTTAACGAATATATTTATTGGATATTTAATAGGATACGGTTTATCTTCCATTACAAATAATGATATTTGGAAGATAGTGTTTTTGTTTTTAGGGGTTATATCTGGATTATATAACGGTATTAAAGAATTGATTAAGGAGGCTGAAAAACAAGATAATGAACTCAGAATTAAAAGAGAAAATAAAAGAAATAATAATAAAAATAATGATACTTTCAATAATTGAATTTTTAATATCATTATACTTTTTTAGACTTGAATCTCTTTTTATTTTTTTAGGTAGTTTGGGAGCAATTTTGGGAATATTAATGATAAGTGAAGAAATTAATACATTATTAACAAAACCAAAACGCAATATTTTTAAAGGTTATTTAGTTAGATACATTTTTTTTGGTATAATTTTGTTAATTGGAAGTTTGTTTTCTATAAATGGTTTATTTCTAACTTTTTTAGGTCTTTTGAATATGAAATTTGCAGCTCTTATTTCACCAAAATAACGGGGAGGAATATATATGACTCAAAGGCAAAAAAGAAATCTTATGATCCTATTTTTAATTTACGCTGTTTTAGGTTTAATTAATTTCATATTTTTTCCTTCTGCAAACTTAGAAGGGGTTGGATTAAGGTGGACTTATTCGTTTGGAGAAGCTCAAACATTTTGGAATACTATTAATCCAATGACTGTTATAATGTCCTTTTTGATAATTTTCCTATTAATTATTTTTGCAGCAGGAGTTAAATTTGAATTAATACCAAACAAAAAACAAGCTCTAGTAGAATCATTGTTAGGATATTTTTGGGAATTGGTAGAAGATGCTGTTCCTAATCCTAATTATAGAAAACCTATATATATTATCTCTACTACTTTATTCTTATTCATTTTAATTGCAAATTTACTATCAGGTATTCCAGGAATAAATGTTACACCGGCATCTGAAGGAATTAAAATTGGATTATTTACGGATACTTGGTATACTCCAACTTCTGATTTAAATACAAATGCTACTTTTGCTTTAATGGTATTAATTATTAGTCATATATTCGCCGCTTCTGCAAAAGGTATTTTAAACTGGTTGAAAATGTTTATAGAACCTACTCCATTATTATTGCCATTAAACTTAATTGGTGAGCTAGCAAAACCTGTTTCTCACTCTTTGAGGTTGTTTGGTAATATTTTTGGTGGTGGAATTTTAGTATTAATTATAAGTTATATGTTAAAATATTTTGTTTTACCTGTATTTTTATGGGGTTTCTTTGGAATATTCGTTGGTTTAATACAAGCTTTTGTTTTCTCACTTTTGGCTATTGCATATATGGGTTCATTATTAGAAGAATAATATTATATAAGGAGGTAGATTTAAATGGCTGTTGAACAAGTAGCACAAGAAATTGTAAAATCAGGAAGTGAAGCTGCATTAGGTACAGGTTTATATTATTTAGGTAAATTTGTAGGTGCTGGTTTAGCTATGGGTATTGGTGCTATAGGTCCTGGTGTTGGTGAAGGTCAAGTTGGTGCTCATGCTATGGATGCTATGG from Marinitoga litoralis harbors:
- a CDS encoding 6-phosphofructokinase; the encoded protein is MRVGILTGGGDCPGLNAVIRGIVHAAGEGYETYGILNGWNGMLTKEMMKLDKDDVEGIHILGGTILGTARVNPFKTEEGKELVEKNFKEMGLDALIAIGGDDTLSVAAKLSSMGYPVVGVPKTIDNDVSNTDYTFGFHTAVNVGADAIDRLHSTAKSHKRVMVVELMGREAGWITIEAGMAAGAHLILIPEFPMTISEIVNYVNKRMQEKKYMIIAVAEGFKPTELEQVVADMSTVDAFGHIKLGGIAHYLAEIIEQKTGYETRSVVLGHLLRGGTPTAFDRILGTRYGVEAMNLVKNRDFGRMVALKGNQIVSIPLEYGVATKKLVPFEYYKLAQLFFD
- a CDS encoding PHP domain-containing protein, producing MLLDLHCHSNYSDGTLSPRQLIKKAKNLGIKLFSIADHDTIKGQFEAINFAKSINLNYIPAVEINAEFPTLMDILGYNIDINNDFFNTFLETIYNKRIERNRLMIELLKKEGFKIDIEDLEGVSLNTIGRPHIARILLNKGYGTSISQIIEDYLTRGKKCYIERFKFSPKKTIKAIKKAGGMAVLAHPKKLRISNNQLESLVKELKDYGLDGIECFHYSSDPHYTNYLIELARKTGLLITAGSDFHGSNKPFVSLGVYVEDFVIQDTINYFVTNYFN
- a CDS encoding AtpZ/AtpI family protein, producing the protein MKKQNIDIKIFAQLNLILFFALNVLTNIFIGYLIGYGLSSITNNDIWKIVFLFLGVISGLYNGIKELIKEAEKQDNELRIKRENKRNNNKNNDTFNN
- the ribF gene encoding riboflavin biosynthesis protein RibF; this translates as MNYAITIGTFDGVHKGHQIILKKTLDIAKKHEFIPKAYIMKYPATKYFGEFKGVILPSYKRAEILKNMGFETEIFDLPDVIHISHSEYLDFLLNNGMKAIVCGKDFTFGKGKKGDVSYLLSEKHKKNYIVEVLSDIKNSEIRISSTFIRRELLTGNIKQANKLLGRNWTLEGPVYEDRHVGFKLGFPTANIDIRYKEEVLYPKYGVYLVKGGVKGSNYKYYGLMSVGIRPTFNEDKKKPKVEIYFLDYFGDLYNKIVEVEVLDFLREEIKFNSEKDLIKQMIKDEDNARKMIEKMGG
- the atpB gene encoding F0F1 ATP synthase subunit A; translated protein: MTQRQKRNLMILFLIYAVLGLINFIFFPSANLEGVGLRWTYSFGEAQTFWNTINPMTVIMSFLIIFLLIIFAAGVKFELIPNKKQALVESLLGYFWELVEDAVPNPNYRKPIYIISTTLFLFILIANLLSGIPGINVTPASEGIKIGLFTDTWYTPTSDLNTNATFALMVLIISHIFAASAKGILNWLKMFIEPTPLLLPLNLIGELAKPVSHSLRLFGNIFGGGILVLIISYMLKYFVLPVFLWGFFGIFVGLIQAFVFSLLAIAYMGSLLEE
- a CDS encoding flagellar protein FlaG — translated: MGDLNRISGDFTNFLDSLSKDSSNKNPVKAADSTEKYKGSNANFNQPIDNQKLSKTIEEKLNNLKEIFKGEVRFEVDNDIDMIIVKIVDKNSKKIIRQIPSETAVKMAEMLDKLEGIFLDTRA
- a CDS encoding F0F1 ATP synthase subunit C is translated as MAVEQVAQEIVKSGSEAALGTGLYYLGKFVGAGLAMGIGAIGPGVGEGQVGAHAMDAMARQPEMAGTLTTRMLLAMAVTESTGLYSLVIALLMLIVLP
- a CDS encoding diguanylate cyclase, which codes for MNNFEMFVRNTAFGKEYIEIINNRTFRVRVTESSVFDYSKYNKIINKLESFKEIGLIIPENIVYNNGKYYIYTEYWNDIPIIEYSLNEEKYYNILLYIFDISDRIVHSTDINIKYLSLEDIFIDENDNISMIAPIFKPVNNNYIVINKDNNEDGLINALISFSEKLYSLMNIKNKNIEEFLNLLKSKKINCIHDLYEMILDKSNKKSIKNKVFKPPHFINRDNERERIVKNLGKKHIFIYGPQRSGKTKLIDFMKYKIKELGYQIISSDDLISELDFNNINIFDFLNYINKLKNNDLKLVLVADDFQDADIRFKNFIDELLIKDFDFPFSIILISHEDPTYNLNNIEYIELKPFNIQTTKTLLNIILSPNFLNKYPEIVEIVYNISGGLPGNIVQVIQDFFKLNIIEYKEKKFDFSPEKIENKKFNDIVLEKINSIPNNIKKDLIYLSSLGFKFNISEIEILEDYLKKTFDESILYALDNNIILKEDDNYRFFNLFYQKTLHDLLPLAEKIKIHSHLCKLASLSKKIFHLKSSNKFDSAISLIIKEMKKSLYEWKNLKFIDFGFNEIRNMTKEIPKSAIAIYLSKKFFLNEYSDDIINYLEIMKDSKVYNYIYYLFLKFSDKKKLNEFLISNISNEKTTDYKKALYIYYYLSINFSELTKDDVLNYYSTFENILLKHQNLNKFKTLKGMLLNILGIKHEIDQPEKSIMYYNNALKISLEINYKRLTQIVYANLAILYKALNSNLFDYYNNKVLDIAKEIGDYYTYNRTLINIAENKLYTGEINEFFKYINLAENSSKLNKDYNSYLLANDLKNYYYLYSKDYQNLLSNLRRIELYIKKHTYLKDSFDSIKNNILILKSLFEKEITFNNKYLEIIEKDDFFKHLYNLVKFDDEKIIYESFLFFKNNPLIYLKEEMVNLVSSKIAKYSFKKEFETWVYELINEFKDKKLSLTLLYEGLGKFYYEKNEKFKSLKYLRKAQKNYNELIMKNKFKEIGEYLYNNFGLPFNKDTISTNNLLDKLNFYEKINDLIIELLKLDSPKYIIDKIGEFLRNSFLLDKILIKVITNSFEIEYNFNCKNDNIIEKDIFSLNPFIISYISNNDDYKYYIHISNENIELNALDISNILDNIIILEDVLYSILDKITHYEHSISDPLTNAYTRRYMENKLKELYGLYERYNFDFSIILIDLDDFKKINDSYGHQKGDIVLIELVRSIKNNLRDFDLICRYGGEEFLIILPNTSLEEAKIIANRLLVEINKDLYSATNLNITCSMGLSSISKIKNEPKIDNLIKNADDALYKAKNLGKNRFEVI
- a CDS encoding chemotaxis protein CheX, with product MNVQVINSILDAFSKTFQMATNNMDIEIQKPSLDKGENRTYDVVVTIGFIGDINGNIHIGLASETAKKIVSQMMMGMPIEKLDEMSLSALGELGNMISGSIAISLEKLNYKINITPPSIMHGNNIIFIKDGVSLRFPMNIDNKYLEEFFVVLKS
- the fliD gene encoding flagellar filament capping protein FliD translates to MSENSYLGSFQFGGISSGLDTASIVDQLMSLERRPLERLQNDFETLQLKQKAWEEVDSKLSDFWDFLATFKLKSNLIPKNVEVSDENVLRATASASSSNTNFKVKVNSLSSSTSLTPNNTLGDIPDLTTQFYNLTGRTTPVAGTFTLKALDSSGNVIENFNFSFSGTDTIQDIINKINTSTNFTASLNNGKLRIEDKTGNVDNILLGDSSDTSNFVDVFNLNGADYNGTYIESTVHVGAISTSKTLSDISSDVSSGIIRINGTEITVSSSDSISDLIARINSSNANVVAWYDENEDKLMIRNKDGGPQSITIEDGDSSGGNLTNVLDDLSWIDTSGNYLGTINPGKAANVEFDFDGDGVADLTKTTWGNTIDYNGITLNLKSISTNWVDVQVTQDADATYEKITEFVDKYNEIIGYIYDKLNEDAVESNNGETLSEEDKLKGILKGDSNLEDIFYKLRDIAYGVVSWTSDVDSQYNSLYQIGITSGDAGGTYQNTMKGILDINEDKLKEAIQNNAEEVWKLFAYEDDNNKGIAIKFKDYIWETTKFGGTIDQISSSTGTIGLEMRDIAKRMTSLIDQLQRKEAYYWQKFSAMEQSISNIQQQGSWIASAFAK